One window of Dermacentor andersoni chromosome 7, qqDerAnde1_hic_scaffold, whole genome shotgun sequence genomic DNA carries:
- the LOC126534511 gene encoding sulfotransferase 1A1-like yields the protein MAYLKVVQGVAVPRFFPDDAVVSALSYKGRAGEVYVTTYPKCGTTWVQYIAYGIFHDGRPPTDLVQFFRDSPFLELFGVDALGAMHGSGAIKTHLPIADRRVSSEAKYIYVARNPYDVCVSSYHQTRTHTINEDDVGDFGEYLRRFITGAVSYGDYLEGSLLPWYSRRNENNVLFLTYEDLCAQTVLQVKRIAEFIGKEYGRRIQRDSAMLQRVLAMSSREQMRPIFRDYMRQEVQFLVQQRTNRNVPISPELQNVLKFLNDRPPRHEFVRSAAVGEYESFLAEADKVALRNWISSKTLGSDVISLWPGICLP from the coding sequence ATGGCGTACCTCAAGGTCGTGCAAGGCGTCGCGGTGCCCCGCTTTTTTCCAGATGACGCTGTTGTTTCGGCACTGTCGTACAAGGGACGCGCTGGTGAAGTTTACGTCACCACGTACCCCAAGTGCGGGACAACTTGGGTCCAGTACATAGCATACGGCATATTTCACGATGGCCGACCACCGACAGATTTGGTGCAATTCTTCAGGGACTCTCCGTTTCTGGAGCTCTTCGGCGTTGATGCCCTGGGAGCTATGCATGGATCGGGGGCCATCAAGACTCACTTGCCCATCGCCGATAGACGAGTTTCTTCCGAAGCTAAATATATCTACGTTGCCCGGAACCCCTACGATGTCTGTGTCTCGTCCTACCACCAAACGAGGACACACACGATCAACGAAGATGATGTCGGCGACTTCGGCGAGTATCTTAGACGCTTCATCACCGGAGCTGTTAGCTACGGAGATTACCTGGAAGGCAGCCTCCTCCCGTGGTATTCGCGAAGGAACGAGAATAATGTTCTCTTTTTGACCTACGAAGACCTATGTGCTCAAACTGTGTTGCAAGTCAAGCGCATTGCCGAATTCATAGGAAAAGAATACGGTCGACGCATACAGAGGGACTCTGCAATGTTGCAACGCGTGCTGGCCATGTCTTCGAGAGAGCAGATGCGTCCAATCTTTAGGGATTACATGAGACAGGAAGTCCAGTTTCTGGTGCAACAAAGGACTAACAGAAACGTTCCTATCTCACCAGAGTTGCAGAATGTTCTGAAGTTTTTAAATGACCGTCCCCCAAGGCACGAGTTTGTTCGCAGCGCGGCCGTAGGCGAGTACGAAAGCTTCCTCGCTGAAGCAGACAAGGTGGCGCTGAGAAACTGGATTTCCTCAAAAACGCTCGGTAGTGACGTCATCAGCCTGTGGCCAGGCATTTGCCTTCCGTAA